GACGTCGGTCGAGAAGATGTGCGGATACTCTTCGCGCCCCGGTTCCGTTTCGCGCCCGGCCGTCGACCAGTTCAAGTCACCCAAGCGCGGCGAGCTGTCAAAGGGCCCCAAGACCTGCGCCAACTGAATCTGCTGTTGCTCGGACCCCAGGGCGTCAACATCGTCGTTGGCCACTGGGGCCGCGGCCACGCGCACCAGTCCTTCGCCATGCACCACCGGCGCGGTCGCAACCAGCCCAAACAGCGCGACGCACGCCGTGACGACGACTCGCAAACGAAGGTAACTTTGGGCGGGCATGACCGAGGGCTCGCAATCAAGAAAGTTTCAGCAACAACGCGCCCCGCGGGGCGCACGATCGGCGTGGCGACAACTGCGCAACGCATCGGTCAGATTTGCAAACTGACCAGTTGCTGAAGCAATCCCGAGCCGAGCAAGCAGTGGCTAAATGGCGTTTCGCCCCCGAAACGCGGCGTGCGGTCGATCGTCCTGCAGAGCCGGACGGACGGACGCACGGCGTGGAAGTTCCAACGCTGAGCCGCGCGGCGTAGATCGTCGGGGCGCGACGCCTCCAGGGAATGGCTACCGCGCGAGGCGCCGATTTCGCGCCCCAACTCATGATCTTCCGCCGTGGGCGATGCGACCACGGCGGCTTGAACCGCGCACGACGCCCACGCCTGACCCACAATCGCCCCGTGGCCGCACACTTCGGCCAACATGACCAGCGCGGCCAACGCCAAGCTGATGAATTGTGTTGGGACGTGTGTCATCGAACTCTGGCCCCAGGCTGCCGGCCTGTTTGTTCCGACCGAGGACGGAATCGGTCGTTGCCCACTATTTCGCTTCGTTCCTGGCATCGACCTGTCGGGCATACTAGCTGCATTTCCTCGGCATTCTCCGCCACAGCTTGCCTAACCGTAACCACGCGCGCCCCGCCGGTGCGGGCCCCTACCACCTAGGGCCGATTTGCCCGCCTGACTACAATTTCGTGATGACCTTTCAACCCCTCGAAACCGTGACTCCTGCCGGGTCGATGCCCGCTGTCGACCCGGTCTGTGGTATGCGCGTCGAGCCGGCTCGGGCAGCCGCCACGGTCGATCACGCCGGGCAGACCTATTACTTCTGCTCGAAGAGTTGTGCCCAAAAGTTCCAGGCCACCCCAACTCGCTATCTAAGCGGCGGCGCCGAGCCGCATGCCTGTTGTCACGGCGCGGAACATTCGGACGTGACAACCGCTGCGCCCGCCGTCGGGGCGAATGAACGGGTCGAGTACATCTGCCCGATGGATCCCGAGGTGGTTAGCAATCGGCCGGGCGCGTGTCCCAAGTGCGGCATGGCGCTCGAGCCGCGCACCGTCACGCTCGACGCGGCCGAGAATCCCGAACTGCGGTACATGTCGCGGCGGTTTTACGTCGGGTTCGCGCTTGGCTTGCCTGTGTTCGCCGTGGCCATGAGCGACATGCTGCCAGGCCAGCCGTTGCACTCGTTTGCTGGTGTCTTGAATTGGGTCCAGCTTGCTCTGGCCACGCCGATTGTCCTCTGGTGTGGCTGGCCATTCTTCGAGCGGGCCTGGCGCTCGGTCGTCAATCGCAGCCCCAACATGTTCACGCTGATCGCGCTGGGCGTCGGCTCAGCCTACTTGTACAGCGTGGCCGCGGTGGTCGCGCCGGCACTGTTTCCGGCCGGCTTTCGCGGTGCCCACGGCGACGTGATGCCCTATTTCGACACGGCCGTGGTGGTGACCGTGTTGATCCTGTTGGGCCAGATACTCGAACTACGCGCCCGCGGCCGCACTAGCCAGGCCGTGAAACGCCTACTCGGCCTCGCCCCCAAAACCGCGCGACGTGTCGAGCGCGATGGCCAAGAGCGCGATGTACCACTGGCCGAGGTCCACACTGGCGACACGTTGCGAGTCCGCCCCGGCGAGAAGATTCCCGTCGATGGACCGGTGCTCGAAGGGCAAAGCTCGGTCGACGAGTCGATGATTACTGGCGAACCGATGCCCGTCGTAAAAGGAGTGCGCGACGTGCTGATCGCCGGCACGATCAATGGCGAAGGAACCTTGCTGGTCCGGGCCGAGCGCGTCGGTGGCGATACCATGCTCGCTCACATCGCCCAGATGGTCACCGAGGCGCAGCGCACCCGAGCGCCGATCGAACGCCAGGTCGACCTGGTGGCTCGCTATTTCGTTCCGGCCGTGGTGCTGATCAGCCTGGCGTCGTTCGCCGGCTGGGCCATCTGGGGGCACGAGTCGCCGCTGGCCCAGGGGTTGCTCCACGCGGTTTCGGTGTTGATCATCGCCTGTCCCTGCGCGCTCGGGCTGGCGACGCCGATGTCGATCATGGTCGGCGTCGGTCGCGGTGCCGACCTGGGCGTGCTGATCAAGAACGCCGCGGCGCTGGAAACTTTACACCGCGCCGACACGTTGGTGATCGACAAGACCGGCACGCTGACCGAGGGGAAACCACGGTTGGTGGAGTTGACGCCACACGGCGACGTGGCGGCCGATGATGCGTTGCGGCTGGCGGCGAGCCTGGAGCAGGGGAGCGAGCACCCGCTGGCCCGAGCGGTGCTTGCCGCCGCGTCTGAGCGGCAATTGAAGCTCGACAAGGTTGACAACTTCCGCGCCGTGCCGGGAGAAGGAGTGGTGGGCGTCGCAGCAGGACGCTCATTGGCGCTCGGCAATCCTGCGCTGATGCACGCGCACGGGATCAGCGTCGACAACCCGACGGCGACGGGCGACCGGGCAACGACGCTGGTTTATCTGGCCATCGACAATCGACTGGCCGCGACCCTGAAACTAGCGGACCAGATCAAGCCGACGACAGCCCTGGCGATCGCGGCCCTGCACCGCGACGGCTTGCGGATCATCATGCTCACGGGCGACCAGCGCCGGCCGGCCGAGCATATCGCTCGCGAACTGGCGATTGACCAGGTGATCGCCGAGGTCCAGCCGGCGCAAAAGGCCGACGTCGTGCAACGCCTGCAACGTGAAGGACGCCACGTGGCAATGGCCGGCGACGGCGTGAACGACGCGCCAGCCTTGGCCTCGGCCGAGGTGGGCATTGCCATGGGAACCGGGGCCGACGTGGCCATCGAGAGCGCCGACGTGACACTGGTCCGCGGTGACTTGCGCGGGATCGTCCGCGCGCGGCAACTCAGCGCGGCAACGCTGGCCAACATTCGCCAGAATCTGTTCCTGGCATTCATCTACAACGGGCTGAGCATCCCCGTGGCGGCTGGGGCGTTGTACCCTTGGCTGGGTTGGGAGATTTCGCCCATCTGGGCCAGCGTGGCGATGAGCCTGAGTTCGCTGAGTGTGATCAGCAACGCGCTGCGATTGCGCGCGAAGCGCTTTGACTGAGATACATGGTCCGCACTCGCACACCGACTACCACCGGCACACGTCGCGAAGCAACCCTTCTCCCTCCGGGAGAAGGTGGCCGAAGGCCGGATGAGGGTCCCCTCACCATTGGAACACCGCGCTCGACTGACGCGCGACCCTCATCCGTCGGCTAGCGCCGCCACCTTCTCCCCGGGGGAGAAGGGTTTAGCGCCGGGCGTCAACCAGCCACCAAGTTTGAAGAACTCGAGCTCATCACCGGCGTCAGGCGTTCCGCACGCTCCTCAACCGGAAACAGCGCCACGGGCGTGCGCCACATCAGCCCGCCAACAATCAGCGTCGTCCACATCAACTCGCCGGCCACACGTGCGGCGGGCCACGCCATCAGCACCATGCCGACGAGCCAAAGGCCGCTCAGCGCGAACGTCAGCGGCGAATGCTTCGTCCGCCGACACGCAATCAACGCCAAGGCCGGCGTGGCGGCCGTCGGATGATAACTCCAGACCACGGGCGAGAACCAAACCGTGGCCAGGCAAACCAGGGCAATCTCGGTCGACCAGTCGGCCGGCGCTGTCTTTGCACCCGAGCGCCGGCACGTCCAGCCGATCGCGCCGGCCAGCGCTAGATTGATCGCCAGAAAGATCGCCACCTTGGCGTCGTTCGACAACTCGGCCACCTGCACTTGCCGGCGGGGCTTGACCCACGACACGGGCGAGTTGCTTCGCGTCGATTCCACCTGGGTCGCCCCCACCTGCGCGGTCCATTCGGCCAGCGCTTGGGGCGAAGTGCCGAACGACGAGAAAAGGCGACGGATCGTGACGGCAATCGACTGGTTCGTCAGTCGGTCTTCGTCCAGGCATTTGTCGTCGGTCAATTGCCGCAGCGTCGTCCCCCGAGCGCTGTCGTGCCACCAGGTGACATGTTCGCGCCACGCCCCGGCCGGACCAAACGCCGCCAGCGAGAGGACAACGTCAATGCACAGGGCCGTCGCCCCGGCCACCAGCGCCGGTCGCCACCGCCGCTTGAGCAACAAGTAGCCGACTCCCAGCGCCGGCAACAGCTTGAGCCAGACGGCCATGCCCAACAGCAACCCACCCGACAACTCCTGGCCGCGGCTAGCTCGCAACAGGCCGGCCAACATCAGCCAGACCATCAACAGGTGAAAGCTTCCCAGGCACAAGCCATCGACAGCCAGCGGCGCGGTGAGAAGCGCCGCCGCCAACGTGGCGCAACGCCGGTCGGCGTCGCTCACCTGATCAATGAGCAGTCCGCGGCGAATCGTTCGCAACAGGCCCAACCAGGTCCAAGCGTTGAACCAGTACCAGACAGTGATCCCTAGTCCCAGCGGCACATAGGCGAACACGATCCACGGCACGTCGCTCGACGGCCAGTAGCGGCCCAAGGTCGACTCGGGATGGCGCGTGCCGTGCTCGAGAATGTACTGGCCGTTTTCACAAAAGCGAATAAAGTCGGTTGCCCGACCGGCATGCACTCGATTCCAGGCCACGACGAAACCGACGAGCAACGCCACCCAAAGCAGCACGCGCCCGAGCGCTTCCCACAGCGACGTCGGTTCGGCCGACTCGTCGGCGGTCAGCGTGAACGGCTTGGTGCCAAATGCGGCCTGTAACATGCGACGCGGCGTCCAAGCGCGGATGGGAAGAAGGGCGTGCATGGGAGAAGCGATTAGCGGCTAGCTGTTAGCGATTAGAAAGAGGTCCGTTGCCAGTAGTCAGTTGTCCGTTGTGCCCTGCTGCCAACTCGATGATTTGATCTAATCTGCCTTTGACAACTAACAACGGACCACCCGCACTGTCTAACCCATTGCTGGCTACCGGCCAAGACGAATCGGGCGAGCGCGGCACGCCGCGTGCTAGCGTCGGGCTCGATTCGCGTCTCGTCGCGCGGCACGCGCGCCGTTATAACGGGCCTCAAACGCCCACCGATCAAGCGATTTATGTCGAGCCCCGCCGCATCGCCGAGCCAACGTCTTCGCCAGGTGACCCGAGCCTTGGCGCACCGGAATTTTCGCCTCTTCTTCGCCGGCCAAAGCATCTCGCTGATCGGCACCTGGATGCAGCAGGTCGCGCTGGCCTGGGTCGTCTATCTGCTGACGCGCGACCAGACCGCGGGGAACCAGGACGTCGCCGCCTACTGGCTGGGCATCATCGGA
The window above is part of the Planctomycetota bacterium genome. Proteins encoded here:
- a CDS encoding DUF2029 domain-containing protein — encoded protein: MLQAAFGTKPFTLTADESAEPTSLWEALGRVLLWVALLVGFVVAWNRVHAGRATDFIRFCENGQYILEHGTRHPESTLGRYWPSSDVPWIVFAYVPLGLGITVWYWFNAWTWLGLLRTIRRGLLIDQVSDADRRCATLAAALLTAPLAVDGLCLGSFHLLMVWLMLAGLLRASRGQELSGGLLLGMAVWLKLLPALGVGYLLLKRRWRPALVAGATALCIDVVLSLAAFGPAGAWREHVTWWHDSARGTTLRQLTDDKCLDEDRLTNQSIAVTIRRLFSSFGTSPQALAEWTAQVGATQVESTRSNSPVSWVKPRRQVQVAELSNDAKVAIFLAINLALAGAIGWTCRRSGAKTAPADWSTEIALVCLATVWFSPVVWSYHPTAATPALALIACRRTKHSPLTFALSGLWLVGMVLMAWPAARVAGELMWTTLIVGGLMWRTPVALFPVEERAERLTPVMSSSSSNLVAG
- the cadA gene encoding cadmium-translocating P-type ATPase, with the translated sequence MTFQPLETVTPAGSMPAVDPVCGMRVEPARAAATVDHAGQTYYFCSKSCAQKFQATPTRYLSGGAEPHACCHGAEHSDVTTAAPAVGANERVEYICPMDPEVVSNRPGACPKCGMALEPRTVTLDAAENPELRYMSRRFYVGFALGLPVFAVAMSDMLPGQPLHSFAGVLNWVQLALATPIVLWCGWPFFERAWRSVVNRSPNMFTLIALGVGSAYLYSVAAVVAPALFPAGFRGAHGDVMPYFDTAVVVTVLILLGQILELRARGRTSQAVKRLLGLAPKTARRVERDGQERDVPLAEVHTGDTLRVRPGEKIPVDGPVLEGQSSVDESMITGEPMPVVKGVRDVLIAGTINGEGTLLVRAERVGGDTMLAHIAQMVTEAQRTRAPIERQVDLVARYFVPAVVLISLASFAGWAIWGHESPLAQGLLHAVSVLIIACPCALGLATPMSIMVGVGRGADLGVLIKNAAALETLHRADTLVIDKTGTLTEGKPRLVELTPHGDVAADDALRLAASLEQGSEHPLARAVLAAASERQLKLDKVDNFRAVPGEGVVGVAAGRSLALGNPALMHAHGISVDNPTATGDRATTLVYLAIDNRLAATLKLADQIKPTTALAIAALHRDGLRIIMLTGDQRRPAEHIARELAIDQVIAEVQPAQKADVVQRLQREGRHVAMAGDGVNDAPALASAEVGIAMGTGADVAIESADVTLVRGDLRGIVRARQLSAATLANIRQNLFLAFIYNGLSIPVAAGALYPWLGWEISPIWASVAMSLSSLSVISNALRLRAKRFD